One genomic window of Evansella cellulosilytica DSM 2522 includes the following:
- a CDS encoding SIR2 family NAD-dependent protein deacylase, with amino-acid sequence MKSVASDLQLSDEDAFFLIENMINCIGREQFTKRLLIENLTDEQILVIINYMEHEKIITTEVSYECPVFNESSETIPSANKCEFCEGNLMGDIDHEVEFIYHLKDNAYKDVLKWLKEKEEERYFKHEFLDNLKRLKEASNRIIPFIGAGLSLPFGIPNWRGLIERLSPSFEKNYQNEMFDDLMDSGDFMEALELIKDKSYLITGEKQLQTKVVEIIKNTQLSYVEEREHNYSDIVKLESNFYLTTNYDLILSKYLSKFNEYTSAMNFNEFDDSQELHIGSNQVLHLHGNIKQKESMVVSKKSYEKFYSDNDNNFRFVSLIGSKPLLFLGFSFNDAFFEDLYNKIYNVISGNHYIVVANPNFDTARELAKKNLKVIGLNIKKNKNDGTDSQDYVKALKVLIRYLTNDNGT; translated from the coding sequence ATGAAAAGCGTAGCTTCTGATTTACAATTATCAGACGAAGATGCGTTTTTTTTGATAGAGAATATGATAAATTGTATTGGGCGTGAGCAATTTACAAAGAGATTATTAATTGAAAATCTTACTGACGAGCAAATTTTGGTAATAATTAATTATATGGAACATGAAAAAATAATCACCACAGAAGTTTCATATGAATGTCCAGTTTTTAATGAATCAAGTGAAACAATACCTTCTGCTAATAAATGTGAATTTTGCGAAGGGAATTTAATGGGGGATATTGACCACGAAGTGGAATTTATATACCATTTGAAAGATAATGCTTATAAAGATGTACTTAAGTGGTTGAAAGAAAAAGAAGAAGAAAGGTATTTTAAACACGAATTTTTGGATAATCTAAAGAGATTGAAAGAGGCAAGTAACCGGATAATTCCATTCATAGGAGCTGGGTTATCCCTCCCTTTTGGTATACCAAATTGGAGGGGATTAATTGAAAGATTAAGTCCGTCGTTTGAAAAAAACTATCAAAATGAGATGTTTGACGATTTAATGGACTCTGGTGATTTTATGGAAGCTTTAGAATTAATAAAAGATAAGTCTTATTTGATTACAGGTGAAAAACAGCTTCAAACAAAAGTAGTTGAAATCATAAAAAATACTCAGTTATCTTATGTTGAAGAAAGAGAGCATAATTATTCAGATATAGTCAAATTAGAATCTAACTTCTATTTAACAACTAATTATGATTTAATTTTAAGTAAATATTTATCGAAATTTAATGAATATACATCCGCAATGAATTTTAATGAATTCGATGACTCCCAGGAATTACATATTGGGTCTAATCAAGTATTGCACCTTCATGGGAATATAAAACAAAAGGAAAGTATGGTAGTTTCTAAAAAGAGTTATGAAAAGTTTTATAGCGATAACGATAACAATTTTCGTTTTGTGTCTCTAATTGGTTCCAAACCTTTATTATTTTTAGGATTTTCTTTTAATGATGCTTTTTTTGAAGACTTATATAATAAGATTTATAACGTAATAAGTGGAAATCATTATATCGTGGTAGCAAACCCAAATTTTGATACCGCTAGAGAATTAGCAAAGAAAAATTTAAAAGTAATAGGGTTGAATATCAAAAAAAATAAAAATGATGGTACTGATTCACAGGATTATGTAAAGGCTTTAAAAGTACTCATAAGGTATTTAACAAATGATAATGGTACTTAA
- the lexA gene encoding transcriptional repressor LexA, producing the protein MKLNMEQRRIVELEPSGHMMIKGVAGSGKTTVSVRRISFLHDHYCPEEDDNILLVTYNKTLLSYIKHQYQKLKEAEPELESLFQSTSEIKIVTIDSLMYKYFNQYQQRVKTKYETPTAPVENQLMIKAIHQLKEKYPTNRILSPKNSLFLRDEVTWINACNIPDVETYQNIDRIGRATGGSGTPQKLTKNSELRAAIFELMEIFNALLENNGYITFKKMNLLALQEAQQMNHGKYTHIIIDESQDLTKVQLEFLKCIYSEKRHSSIMFVADNTQSIYSQSWLGKGRPYTTIGYDMSGKSRMLTKNYRTTTEISTAAYGLIEHDVNINNNVDFVKPSLIDRHGHPPMYRFFTSSAMQLDFLISEITTLLNDYRHSDICIVAKEKRLIESVSVGLENAEIFSEILNSTKPDFDSNKVKLVTMHSIKGLEFKVIFLIDLNEGVIPNDSLYDLDDEATLDSEERKLLYVGMTRANDLLYMSSVRKPSKFIKEITNDHLRVKRDCTLRPFHSIGIQDYQLTNQLVDINAKEEVVRQWLLKELVNTYGYPLELIKLEFPVQQFSKRGYVDIGVSIFVNGEMVPYIFAEIKRFGAGIESGFAQLTSYIEADASVRYGVVTDGLEIKCVDRQGEVLNDIPKCRPQFLPETKEKRMYLNLKNGKKYSYATEIGDTENMEISDSASGLFVEYETKTRVPLIGNVAAGVPTTAEEQYESVIVLPNDWIASPNDTFALTVTGDSMIGAGIDKGDQVIVNRQNVASNGDIVIAIIEEEATMKKFMLMGDSVLLISENSSYEPIQMKREDVLINGKVIGVLK; encoded by the coding sequence ATGAAGCTCAATATGGAGCAGAGGCGAATTGTTGAACTAGAGCCGAGTGGTCATATGATGATTAAAGGGGTTGCGGGATCGGGGAAGACAACGGTTTCGGTACGCCGTATTTCCTTTTTGCATGATCATTATTGTCCTGAAGAGGATGATAATATATTACTAGTTACCTATAACAAAACATTACTCAGTTATATTAAGCATCAATATCAAAAGCTTAAGGAAGCGGAGCCTGAACTAGAGTCATTGTTTCAATCAACTAGTGAAATAAAAATAGTGACGATTGATAGTCTCATGTACAAGTACTTTAATCAGTATCAACAGAGAGTGAAGACGAAATACGAAACACCAACAGCGCCTGTGGAAAACCAACTGATGATAAAGGCGATTCACCAGTTGAAGGAAAAGTATCCTACAAATAGGATCCTGTCACCAAAGAACAGTCTTTTTCTTCGAGATGAAGTGACATGGATTAATGCATGCAATATTCCAGATGTGGAAACGTATCAAAACATCGACCGTATTGGACGAGCTACGGGTGGTAGTGGTACACCGCAGAAATTAACGAAAAATTCGGAACTAAGGGCTGCTATTTTTGAGTTAATGGAAATATTTAATGCACTACTTGAAAACAATGGATACATAACGTTTAAGAAGATGAATCTTCTTGCCTTGCAAGAGGCGCAACAGATGAATCATGGGAAGTATACTCATATTATTATTGATGAAAGCCAGGATTTAACGAAGGTTCAGCTAGAATTTTTAAAGTGTATTTACTCCGAAAAGCGCCATTCTTCGATTATGTTTGTGGCGGATAACACCCAGAGTATTTACTCTCAATCATGGTTAGGGAAGGGACGCCCCTATACAACGATTGGCTATGATATGAGTGGGAAGTCTCGCATGCTGACGAAGAATTACCGCACAACAACGGAAATCTCAACTGCTGCTTATGGATTAATTGAGCATGATGTAAATATTAATAACAATGTGGATTTCGTGAAGCCATCCTTAATCGATAGACACGGTCACCCACCGATGTATCGTTTTTTCACAAGCAGTGCGATGCAATTAGATTTCTTAATCAGTGAGATTACTACATTATTAAATGACTATAGGCATTCTGATATTTGTATTGTTGCCAAAGAGAAGCGTTTGATTGAAAGTGTGAGTGTCGGGTTAGAAAACGCAGAGATATTTAGTGAAATTTTAAATTCTACTAAGCCGGATTTTGATTCGAATAAAGTGAAACTAGTAACCATGCATTCAATAAAAGGGTTAGAATTTAAAGTTATTTTCCTCATTGATTTAAATGAAGGGGTCATACCAAATGATAGCCTTTATGATTTGGATGATGAGGCGACACTAGACTCGGAGGAGCGGAAGTTGCTTTATGTGGGGATGACGAGAGCGAATGATCTTTTATACATGTCTTCCGTCAGAAAACCATCTAAATTTATTAAGGAAATAACTAACGATCATTTACGGGTCAAACGGGACTGTACATTAAGACCGTTTCATTCGATTGGAATACAGGATTATCAGTTAACGAATCAACTGGTGGATATTAATGCTAAGGAAGAGGTTGTCCGTCAATGGCTACTGAAGGAATTGGTGAATACGTATGGATATCCGTTAGAGCTTATTAAACTAGAGTTTCCTGTTCAGCAATTTTCAAAACGAGGGTATGTGGATATTGGCGTGAGTATTTTCGTGAACGGTGAGATGGTTCCTTATATTTTTGCAGAAATCAAGCGGTTTGGTGCAGGAATTGAGTCTGGTTTCGCGCAACTGACATCCTATATAGAGGCAGATGCCTCGGTTCGGTATGGAGTTGTAACTGATGGGTTGGAAATTAAATGTGTTGATCGACAAGGAGAAGTGCTTAACGATATTCCAAAATGTCGTCCTCAATTTTTACCTGAAACAAAAGAAAAAAGAATGTATCTAAATCTAAAGAACGGAAAGAAATACTCTTATGCAACAGAAATTGGTGATACAGAGAATATGGAAATAAGTGACTCGGCAAGTGGATTGTTCGTGGAATATGAAACGAAAACGAGGGTGCCTCTTATTGGAAATGTTGCGGCTGGTGTCCCAACCACGGCGGAAGAGCAATATGAAAGTGTGATTGTCCTGCCGAATGATTGGATAGCCTCTCCTAATGATACGTTTGCACTAACGGTGACGGGAGATAGTATGATCGGTGCCGGCATAGATAAAGGCGACCAGGTAATCGTCAATCGGCAAAACGTCGCATCCAATGGTGATATCGTCATTGCGATTATAGAAGAAGAAGCAACGATGAAGAAATTCATGCTGATGGGCGATTCCGTTCTACTAATCTCAGAAAATAGCAGCTACGAACCGATACAAATGAAAAGGGAAGATGTGTTGATTAATGGGAAGGTTATTGGGGTTTTGAAGTAG
- a CDS encoding HelD family protein, translating to MDKEIKLEQKKFDETVKKISDRSYYISEIINRKRNSFRKRENSVGDEIVYSRAKIDEQNLLKAKKEPFFGKLDIDDGDRESFYIGKYGVRDLDENLIVVDWRMPMASVFYNFTPGESLQTISFEDKYGRKITNEVEVLRKREFTIKDAKIIKMIQQVADPDSKLNITKSDKGEELNVTDAFLQDILEKSETTGYLKEIIATIQKEQDKAIRQPIDRNVLIQGVAGSGKSSIALHRLSFLLFNNKNLKPEDILILGPSNLFISSFKGLLPELDLEGIQQSTFYDLVMPYLKTYVKKKIVNSNHHYFENILFQKNRDEQKRIAFKGSASFAMLIDIYVEEMKVNYLNQLKPIEIFGERLNPKELEEIYNGYEYLPFSKRVQRFLEHVEGYYNDLLKKKIKEIDNQNDFAKGYLENGGLPSEEERKFKIKLNFVKDYKIKQLKKEVMENYTSWKNLMMIDGALTVYKRILNPLFLEVYKHELGEEIHELFHKNDEKDVTVFDLAPLYYIHLLIHGIDKKYSHIVVDEAQDLSFIHFAIFKTITKTMTILGDKEQSIFMDYGQNNWSEILDSFFEKNGNDMYLSMETSYRSTKEIIDTANKVLTNQFGKNHKGITPLNRKGSEVSYTRVNSGRELVDGIILQVEEWMKQYKRIAIIHKDEAKAKRLTEHLKKEYSNEVIYINPEQEFTQTRINVLSSYNSKGMEFDAVLLVNGNEETFPKDDLHAKLLYVLLTRAQQAVKVFYQGTPSPLLEGLIIEEKQLATELDDIL from the coding sequence ATGGATAAAGAAATTAAGCTAGAGCAAAAGAAATTTGATGAGACTGTGAAAAAAATTAGCGATCGAAGTTATTATATAAGTGAAATAATAAACAGAAAACGAAATTCTTTTAGAAAAAGAGAAAACAGTGTAGGGGATGAAATTGTATATTCTAGAGCAAAAATTGATGAACAAAATTTACTAAAAGCTAAAAAAGAGCCGTTCTTTGGCAAACTTGATATAGATGATGGAGATAGGGAGTCATTTTATATAGGGAAATATGGTGTTCGTGACTTAGATGAAAATTTAATCGTCGTTGATTGGCGAATGCCGATGGCTTCTGTGTTTTATAATTTTACTCCAGGGGAATCACTACAAACTATTAGTTTTGAAGATAAATATGGTAGAAAAATTACAAACGAAGTTGAAGTCTTAAGAAAAAGAGAATTTACTATTAAAGATGCTAAAATTATTAAGATGATTCAGCAGGTGGCTGATCCTGATAGTAAATTAAACATTACCAAGAGTGATAAAGGTGAAGAATTAAATGTTACAGATGCTTTTCTACAAGATATTCTAGAAAAAAGTGAAACAACAGGTTATTTAAAGGAAATAATAGCAACAATTCAAAAAGAGCAAGATAAAGCAATAAGGCAACCAATTGATAGAAATGTACTTATTCAAGGAGTTGCAGGATCAGGAAAATCATCGATTGCACTACATCGTTTATCATTTCTCTTATTCAATAATAAAAATTTAAAGCCGGAAGATATTTTAATACTAGGTCCATCTAACTTGTTTATTAGTTCCTTTAAAGGTTTACTTCCTGAGTTGGACTTGGAGGGAATTCAACAGTCTACTTTTTATGACTTAGTAATGCCATATCTTAAAACATACGTTAAGAAAAAAATAGTCAACTCAAACCACCATTACTTTGAAAATATTTTGTTTCAGAAAAATAGAGATGAACAGAAGAGAATCGCTTTTAAAGGGTCAGCATCTTTTGCAATGTTAATTGATATCTATGTAGAAGAAATGAAAGTAAATTATTTAAATCAATTAAAGCCAATTGAAATCTTTGGTGAAAGATTAAATCCAAAAGAGTTAGAAGAAATATACAACGGATATGAATATTTACCATTTTCAAAACGAGTACAACGTTTTTTAGAGCATGTAGAAGGTTACTATAATGATTTATTGAAGAAGAAAATAAAAGAAATTGATAATCAGAATGATTTTGCAAAAGGCTATCTCGAAAATGGTGGATTACCTTCTGAAGAGGAGAGAAAGTTTAAAATTAAGTTAAATTTTGTTAAAGATTATAAGATAAAGCAACTAAAAAAAGAAGTAATGGAAAATTACACTTCTTGGAAGAATTTGATGATGATAGACGGTGCACTAACGGTTTATAAACGAATTTTAAACCCATTATTTTTAGAGGTGTACAAACACGAATTAGGTGAAGAAATCCATGAACTTTTTCATAAAAACGATGAAAAAGATGTTACAGTATTCGACCTAGCACCACTTTATTATATCCATCTTCTTATTCATGGTATCGATAAGAAATATTCTCATATTGTAGTTGATGAAGCACAGGATTTAAGTTTTATTCATTTTGCTATTTTCAAGACAATAACGAAGACAATGACGATTTTAGGGGATAAAGAACAATCGATATTTATGGATTATGGGCAAAATAATTGGTCAGAGATCCTTGATTCCTTCTTCGAGAAAAATGGAAATGATATGTATTTATCCATGGAAACAAGTTACCGCTCCACGAAAGAAATTATTGATACTGCAAATAAAGTTTTAACTAATCAGTTTGGTAAAAACCATAAGGGAATAACTCCATTAAACCGAAAGGGATCTGAAGTATCTTATACAAGAGTGAACTCTGGACGAGAATTGGTGGATGGCATTATTTTACAAGTGGAAGAATGGATGAAGCAATACAAGCGAATAGCTATTATTCACAAAGATGAGGCAAAAGCAAAAAGACTCACGGAACATCTTAAGAAAGAGTATAGTAATGAAGTAATTTATATTAATCCTGAACAAGAATTTACACAAACCAGGATAAATGTGTTGTCTTCGTATAATTCCAAAGGGATGGAGTTTGATGCAGTATTACTTGTAAATGGTAATGAAGAAACTTTCCCTAAAGATGATTTGCACGCCAAATTATTATATGTTCTTCTAACAAGAGCACAGCAAGCAGTTAAAGTGTTCTATCAGGGAACTCCTTCTCCTCTTTTGGAAGGACTTATTATTGAGGAAAAACAACTGGCAACCGAATTAGATGATATCTTATAA
- the ltrA gene encoding group II intron reverse transcriptase/maturase produces MKRMSYRPQPSRRVYIDKPGSKKKRPLGIPDYEDKIVQKGLSKILNAIYENDFLDSSFGFRPKRNCHDALKVLNYYIEEKYTNYIVDVDIKGFFDNVDHKWMMEFLKYRINDPNLLRIIARFLKSGFMEEARHVKEKSGTPQGGIASPILANVYLHYVLDLWFEKKIRKECRGQAYIVRYADDFVCCFQYQQDAYKFFGQLKDRLNKFNLEIAEDKSEVIPFGKFAKENARRKGNGRPPTFNFLGFTHYCSESKVGKFRVKRTTDKKKMRNKLKQTKEWLKKNRNMNIHKIMTRFRRSLSGYYNYYCITDNIQMVREFVDKVQRLLFKWLNRRSQRKSFNWDKFNLFLRKNPLPKPKVKVNIYDLRSEISFIK; encoded by the coding sequence ATGAAAAGAATGAGCTACCGCCCTCAACCTTCAAGAAGAGTTTACATCGATAAACCTGGATCGAAGAAGAAACGCCCGTTGGGCATTCCAGACTATGAGGATAAAATAGTTCAAAAGGGATTATCCAAGATTCTTAACGCTATCTACGAGAATGATTTCTTAGATAGTTCGTTTGGTTTTAGACCTAAGCGAAACTGCCATGATGCTCTTAAAGTATTAAACTACTATATAGAAGAAAAGTATACGAACTATATAGTAGACGTTGATATTAAAGGATTCTTTGATAATGTTGATCACAAATGGATGATGGAATTCTTAAAATATAGGATCAACGATCCTAACCTTTTAAGAATTATAGCTAGATTCTTAAAATCAGGATTCATGGAGGAAGCCAGACACGTCAAAGAGAAATCAGGTACTCCTCAAGGAGGTATTGCATCTCCCATTCTTGCGAATGTCTATCTCCATTACGTGCTAGACCTTTGGTTTGAAAAGAAAATTAGAAAAGAGTGTAGAGGACAAGCTTACATTGTAAGGTATGCGGACGATTTTGTATGTTGTTTTCAATACCAACAAGATGCCTATAAATTCTTTGGCCAACTGAAAGATAGACTAAACAAGTTTAACCTAGAGATCGCAGAGGATAAATCTGAAGTAATTCCGTTTGGAAAGTTTGCCAAGGAGAACGCAAGGCGAAAAGGTAATGGAAGACCGCCTACATTTAATTTCCTGGGATTTACTCACTATTGTAGTGAAAGCAAAGTAGGAAAGTTTCGAGTTAAGAGAACAACCGATAAGAAGAAAATGCGTAACAAACTCAAACAAACGAAAGAATGGTTAAAGAAGAACCGAAACATGAACATTCACAAAATCATGACTCGGTTCAGACGCTCTCTATCAGGTTACTATAACTACTATTGCATTACGGATAATATCCAAATGGTAAGGGAATTCGTTGATAAAGTACAAAGACTTCTCTTTAAATGGTTAAATAGGCGTAGCCAACGTAAATCGTTTAACTGGGATAAGTTTAACCTATTCCTCAGAAAGAATCCTCTACCTAAACCGAAGGTTAAGGTAAACATCTACGATCTTAGATCTGAAATTAGCTTTATTAAGTGA
- a CDS encoding RNA-directed DNA polymerase: protein MREQLFFKTDTLPIELPILFSNRNLYSNFTKNYLTQLYTIDTSYQNLLSYNTVPYQFYVPKNEESNRKISLLHPVAQLQIFSYILRYEQLIVSFSSESKFSVRSPIIKNQPVFTLKSRDKTWKRLDEEFSFSKENVVTSEEDEKYFYSYFSYKSFKSIQNLYDSPKFNRVKYKFNYFIKLDIQNFFPSIYTHALAWAIFGDKSLAKKLRNEKEIFANATDIICQKINFSETNGIVVGPEFSRIISELLLTRVDTIIYKKLHDLGYIYNKDYAIYRFIDDYFLFTKNKAVANKIEELLKVELDIFNLKINDSKKHIQEKPFDMLDHSIVELKNAFSLFNYNVSRYENSNFKSKRWLDSIWRNLFNNIELIITKYPHSKDRTIKYFLKKIRNTIPINFEINMYSLTNIIEIISQIFSLSINTYTTDYVIAIYTKIVQTLKKSKEGNGDFYNFINEKVYQYCYTLLKNNFEKVDRMYDLIIFTKFLEKKLPSTFLTKILEDYKNNYFVLCSVGYYILDMDLTGINTQYITCIKKLRKIIFTFKKQYKSKGAEHPILESEYFYVINDFSYYPGFRDSDKNKLKRELTRAISKLPFNNNDDENFKNKYTEIFSKITSSSYYNWNRNISSFLREVAKKSINIPNNNLSNYN from the coding sequence ATGAGGGAACAACTTTTTTTTAAAACTGACACATTACCAATAGAGTTACCAATATTATTTAGTAATAGAAATTTATACTCTAATTTTACAAAAAATTATTTAACACAGTTATATACTATCGACACTAGTTACCAAAATTTATTATCATATAACACAGTTCCTTATCAATTTTATGTACCTAAAAACGAAGAAAGTAACCGAAAAATATCTCTACTTCACCCAGTTGCCCAACTTCAAATTTTTAGTTACATATTGCGTTATGAGCAACTAATAGTATCGTTTTCCAGTGAATCAAAATTCAGCGTACGATCTCCTATTATAAAAAACCAACCTGTATTTACACTAAAGAGTAGGGATAAAACTTGGAAGCGTCTAGATGAAGAATTTAGTTTTAGTAAGGAGAATGTAGTAACATCTGAAGAAGATGAAAAGTATTTTTATTCATACTTTTCATATAAGTCTTTTAAGAGTATTCAAAATTTATACGATTCTCCAAAATTTAATAGAGTAAAATACAAATTTAATTATTTTATAAAATTAGATATACAAAATTTCTTTCCAAGTATCTATACACATGCTTTAGCTTGGGCTATTTTTGGAGATAAATCACTTGCCAAAAAGTTAAGAAATGAGAAAGAAATATTTGCTAACGCAACAGATATAATATGCCAAAAAATTAACTTTAGTGAGACTAATGGAATAGTAGTAGGACCAGAGTTTTCTAGAATAATTTCAGAACTATTACTAACTAGAGTAGATACCATAATTTATAAAAAACTTCATGACTTGGGCTACATTTATAATAAAGATTATGCAATTTATAGATTTATAGATGATTATTTTTTATTCACTAAGAATAAAGCAGTTGCGAATAAAATTGAGGAACTTCTAAAAGTAGAATTAGACATATTTAATTTAAAAATTAATGATTCTAAAAAGCACATCCAAGAAAAGCCATTTGATATGTTAGATCATTCAATAGTTGAATTAAAAAATGCTTTCTCACTCTTTAATTACAATGTCAGTAGGTATGAAAATTCAAATTTCAAATCGAAGAGATGGTTAGATAGTATTTGGAGAAATTTATTTAATAATATCGAGTTAATTATAACTAAATACCCTCATTCTAAAGATAGAACCATCAAATATTTCTTAAAAAAAATAAGAAACACTATTCCCATAAACTTTGAAATTAACATGTATAGTTTAACTAATATAATTGAAATCATTTCTCAGATTTTTTCTCTCAGCATAAATACATATACTACTGATTATGTCATAGCAATTTACACCAAGATTGTTCAAACTTTAAAGAAAAGTAAAGAAGGCAATGGAGATTTTTATAATTTCATCAACGAAAAAGTATATCAATATTGCTATACTTTACTTAAAAATAACTTCGAGAAAGTTGACAGAATGTACGACCTAATAATATTCACCAAGTTTTTAGAAAAAAAATTACCAAGTACATTTTTAACCAAAATCCTTGAAGACTATAAAAATAATTATTTCGTTCTTTGTTCTGTTGGCTATTATATTCTTGATATGGATCTAACAGGCATTAATACTCAATACATAACTTGCATTAAAAAGTTAAGAAAAATCATTTTCACTTTTAAAAAACAGTACAAAAGTAAAGGGGCTGAACACCCTATTTTAGAATCTGAGTACTTCTATGTAATTAATGATTTTTCTTACTATCCAGGTTTTAGAGATAGTGATAAAAATAAGTTGAAACGTGAACTAACTCGAGCAATATCTAAATTACCATTCAACAACAATGATGATGAAAACTTTAAAAATAAATACACTGAAATTTTCTCTAAAATTACTAGTTCCTCATATTATAATTGGAATAGAAATATCTCTAGTTTTTTAAGAGAAGTCGCTAAAAAAAGCATCAATATTCCAAACAATAATTTATCAAATTACAACTAG
- a CDS encoding RNA-directed DNA polymerase, whose amino-acid sequence MTSIKDSKKIKSGNKTYFIPDENQSEDYTRLKFEMQNKFNLNLKSRDEIIKVLISYLTQGDYINFSVQKLNLSILRTDIKSFFPSVSKHILYQKLNNSNILNNDSLNILKEFIFTSKVEGIPLGFQFSNHLAEFFLEDFDNDIKLFFQPIMYFRYVDDILIINYDDSKDRKTREKNENEMKDLISRLLSKYELKINSKKTEVSFLNQSNLKKDIDFNYLGYRFYTRQEKLYISISKEKYLKILNKIKNDFYKYKKNKSSNKAFWTLYYRLVNILFGITSYNKNGKKFKFGMGYNYRYINDQTMIKELVYEIKKLVFSCRLNSYKTNTLLSIIKYDQSPLEIINKRFNYIKLTGNQMKLIKKRLNANNIPIDKNFSKRIFYLIY is encoded by the coding sequence ATGACAAGTATTAAAGATTCAAAAAAAATTAAATCTGGTAACAAAACGTACTTCATACCAGATGAAAACCAATCAGAAGATTACACTAGGTTAAAATTTGAAATGCAGAATAAATTTAATCTTAACTTAAAGAGTAGAGATGAGATTATTAAGGTATTAATTAGTTATCTAACACAAGGTGACTATATAAATTTTTCAGTTCAAAAGTTAAATCTATCTATTTTAAGGACCGATATAAAGAGTTTTTTCCCTTCAGTAAGTAAACATATTTTGTATCAAAAGTTGAATAATTCAAATATACTTAACAATGATTCTTTGAATATTCTCAAAGAATTTATTTTTACTAGTAAGGTAGAGGGAATTCCATTAGGATTTCAATTTTCTAATCATCTGGCTGAATTTTTTTTGGAGGATTTTGATAATGATATTAAACTATTCTTTCAACCAATTATGTACTTCAGATACGTGGATGATATATTAATAATTAACTATGATGATTCTAAGGATCGAAAAACAAGAGAGAAAAATGAGAATGAAATGAAAGACCTAATATCCAGACTACTCTCAAAGTATGAATTGAAAATTAACAGTAAAAAGACCGAAGTATCTTTTTTAAATCAAAGTAACTTGAAAAAAGATATAGATTTTAATTATTTGGGTTACAGGTTTTATACTAGGCAAGAAAAACTTTATATTAGTATATCGAAAGAGAAATACCTGAAGATATTAAATAAAATTAAAAACGATTTTTATAAATATAAAAAAAATAAAAGTTCTAATAAAGCCTTTTGGACTTTATATTATAGACTTGTAAATATACTTTTTGGGATTACATCATATAATAAAAATGGTAAAAAATTTAAGTTTGGAATGGGATATAATTATAGATATATTAATGATCAGACTATGATAAAAGAACTAGTATATGAAATAAAGAAGCTAGTCTTTTCTTGTAGATTAAATTCTTATAAAACCAATACTTTACTAAGTATTATAAAATATGATCAGAGTCCATTGGAAATTATAAATAAGCGATTCAACTATATTAAGTTAACTGGAAATCAAATGAAACTTATAAAAAAAAGGTTAAATGCTAATAATATTCCAATTGACAAAAACTTTTCAAAAAGAATATTCTATCTAATATATTGA